From Pseudodesulfovibrio nedwellii:
AAATCGGTGAGTATAAAATCAAACGACCACGCGAGATGGAAGAAATATCCAGAGGGGAAATTCTGATCCCTACAGCCGAAATGAGAGAGGTTGTGCCACCTCAACACACGTTACGCCAATGGACGGCCTGGCTTCTGAAGAATACAATTTTGATCCCCAACAAAGCTGGAAGATTGAGCGCCACCTACTATTCAAAGAAGCAAGGAAAGTCGATCAAAGGCTACTTGGTTAACCACAGAAAATTGCATAAAGTCCTGAATAGAGCCCAAAAAAATGTTGCCAAATCTAGTTATTTAGTATTCTAAAAAAAAGCGTAAGAGAAAGAAGCTTACGCAATATAGAATAAAAGATAACATTCGCATACACAAAACAAAATCTCAAAGTAAAATCACTCAGATGACCCCTGAGCCTTATGCAACGGCACCACTTTTCCACCAGTTTTCTCAGCAGTTCGACTAGCTTCCATCTGCTTGACTGCAGCAACCAAGTCATCGTTAGCCAGATGCCCATATCGCTCGGTCACGTTGATACTGCCATGTCCCATTAGCTTGGAAAGAGCGTAGAGACTACCGCCTGCTTTGAGGAAATTACTAGCGTAAGAATGCCGTAGACTGTGAAAGACAACCCGCATCTTACGGTCGGTAACACCATCATTCAAACCGATCCTGTTTACGGCCTTGTCAAATGAGTTGGAGAGCGCCACAAGCTGCCTGCCGAATCGATCCTTGAAAACGAACTCGCCGGTATTACCAGGAGCCCTTTCCTGCAGCATAGATTTAGCTCTCTGGGTAACAGGAACCCAACGGCTTTTGTCACTCTTGGTGCGACGTAAATGAAGCGTGTCAGAGTCAAAGTCTACACAATCCCAAGTCAGAGCAAACATCTCGCCACGTCTAAGACCGCACTCAATAGAAAGCAAAGCCATATCGTGCAATTGCTGACTTCGTCTGGACAACTCTTCAAGAAGTTTGTCCTCTTCTCCTCGTGTCAAAAATCGCTCTCGGCGGTTATCCACCTTGGGCATAGTTTTGCGAAAGCTCCGTTTCTTCGCAGGACTTTCACCCTCAACAAAACCATCCTCTCTAGCCATATTCCAAATCGCATTGAAAGTGATGAAAACGTACTGAATGGTCCGAGGGCTGCGTTTTTTCCTATTCAGATTGGCCCGGATTCGCTTGAGATACTCAAGTCCAATCTCGCGCATCGGCAGTCCCTCTACAACCGGATCTATCCATATATTTACTTGGATTTTTGTCTTGTCGACTGTCTCAGGCCTATTCGCTAGCTCTACTTCTGGGAGATAATACTGCTCGAAATAATCCTTAAACGAAATATTTAGTCGAGCTTGTCGTCTCTGTTCAGCCTCGCGTTCTGACCGCTCTTCATCACCCTCTGCACGCATCTCAGCAATGGTTC
This genomic window contains:
- a CDS encoding tyrosine-type recombinase/integrase, whose translation is MSKSPQFHKTEFKGVRYRKHATRKHGVQPDRYYVLTYKIDGKTKTEAVGWASEGIKPSEAFELHCKLKENRKKGFGPRTIAEMRAEGDEERSEREAEQRRQARLNISFKDYFEQYYLPEVELANRPETVDKTKIQVNIWIDPVVEGLPMREIGLEYLKRIRANLNRKKRSPRTIQYVFITFNAIWNMAREDGFVEGESPAKKRSFRKTMPKVDNRRERFLTRGEEDKLLEELSRRSQQLHDMALLSIECGLRRGEMFALTWDCVDFDSDTLHLRRTKSDKSRWVPVTQRAKSMLQERAPGNTGEFVFKDRFGRQLVALSNSFDKAVNRIGLNDGVTDRKMRVVFHSLRHSYASNFLKAGGSLYALSKLMGHGSINVTERYGHLANDDLVAAVKQMEASRTAEKTGGKVVPLHKAQGSSE